In Cotesia glomerata isolate CgM1 linkage group LG8, MPM_Cglom_v2.3, whole genome shotgun sequence, the sequence TTTGTAAAGGTTCGCCTGGGCGATTCAATTATGTTTGTAAGTAGATTTAATGGGCACACTGAGAGAACAGtttgtttgatttaaattcgtagatttattttaaataacttaaaaatatgtatttaatattaacaaatttgttttatttaaatatggaTTACTCTTAACGAAATACtattttgttttgatttatttgatttaattcacctttttatttcattcaaataagatttgttaacaaatctcgttttaaataaatcataagaCGTTTGAGTCGCTACTGTCGCTAGTTGAGttatcgtaattttaataCCTTTATCGTCGCatgttataattgattaattttatatacatgcatcaattttagattaatttaataatgaaagaaaaactataaaaatccaACTCTTACCTAatgattttagtttattagaaattaccctaataaaaattatatgaataaaCTAATCCTCATTGTTTTCAAAACCctcaaaatatctcagatattatttactatattaCAAAGCATGATTTCTTTACTGACATTAAAATATCacatttgtttatagttaacaaatctgatttgactgaaatatatcattttaaagtattaaagAAAGACTAGAAACATTGCAgttactatgtgactgctgtgactttTAAACTATAAAGAACATAAATAAAGAacattttgctttattaaataatgacttttgttaaattgcactgttctttcttaactattgacgttttcaaagatataagctcatcccgatgttacactcatcaagagctttcatttgagtacccacatgcatttttgatatatttttcatataaggtaaaagtcccaatatatgatcatgtaccagtatatgatcactccatttatttgtatacctatatttgtgaacatagatatacaaatacatggagtgatcatatactggtacatgatcatatattggggcttttaccttatacctacatatatataaaaatatataaaatttatgaaatattgatgtgggtactcaaatgaaagatttcgatgagtgtaatatcgaggtgagcttatatttttaaaaatgtcaatagttcacaagatgcAAGGTCATTTCataattcttgaaattttttaagatataagctcacctcgatattacactcattgagaccttttatttgagtacccacatggcattttttatatattttatatatatggtatttgtgaaatatataaatatataaaatatatgaaaaattgatgtgggtactcaaatgaaaggtctcgatgagtgtaatttcggggtgagcttatatcttttaaaatgtcaatagtccacaagatacaaggtcacttcttaattatgtatctagagatagagcattttcgaatgcaacctaaatacttatcatcataaattgactatcggtgagactgatatgaaaccttgaaaagccacaaattcaagtcaagacctttgcaatgacactaaatttcactaaaaaaaaaaaaccgattttatcatatgaccatcctggagacaaaatttttcttattctcttattaatatagatttgttaactataaacaaatgactattttattaaaataaatacacttaATAAACCATATCTTTGTCTTAAATAAGTATTAGTTGGtggtatttaaataagaaatatatttacgATAAACGAGTCTCATTTGATTTAAACAAACTGTCCTCTCAGTTCGCAAATGAATATATTTTCCCGATgatcttaataaaataatattgttgatGAACATCTAGCGTTAAATGAGCCAACCATAGCATACGGGTTCGATAGACTGCAAAAGTTAATTCCAAGACACCCGGGAGATCCCGAAAAATTGCCAAAAGAAATAATCCTTAAAAGAGCTGCTGATTTGGCGGAAGCTCTGTACAACATGCCGAGAACAACAACAACAGGTAATTCAGGAATCAGTGGTGGGGCACCGAGAAGTCCAGGGTCAAACCATGTACCTGTACCGCCGACATCGAGCTCTGCCAATACATCTTTTAATTCTTATACAGGTCAATTGGCAGTCACTGTACAACAGCAAGAAAATGGTAGTAGCAGTACAGCAAAATGGACCGATGGTATGTTGatgacactttttttttgcttttgtTTTGTTCTaagtgtttataaaaaattatcggaTAAAGTGCCATGGGATACTCATGTGAATTCATCTCTGACCGGGCAGGTTTCTATTTTTAGACGGAAATACTGGAAGCACGGGGGCTAGTGGTGTTGAAAGAGGAGGAAGTAGTAGTAGCAGCAGCAGTAGTAGCAGTAGCGGCAGCGTAGGTGGTAGTATTGACACATATCGACAAAGTAGTAGGGCAAGTCCAAGAGGAATGATAAGCAACAGCGGTGGAGGTGGTGAAGCTCCTGGTGGTAGTAGCTTTTGTGGAAGTACTCCGAGTACACCACACAGTCATACAACTAGTGGAAGTTATTCAGCTGTGGTTAATCCATACACTATCAGTCCAACCTTCTACACTTCtcgtaagttttatttttaaatacttcgTTCGAGATTTTAAGGGACAAAATGAGACCAAAttttgtacacagaaaaaagaaattgaaatttttaatattttttatcggaCATTTTTTATGTTGCGATTTTTTGAGGTAGTAGTTATTTCTACAGGCATAGTCATTTTTACTATGCagctttggaaaaaaaattatgtaacaCCCCATATAGGAGTTCCCAGAGTTGAACGACGGGGCCAAGCTTGCGTCAACACTGGGACGCCAGACTTGGCGTCCCAGATTTGGGCCAAGAGTGGGCAACTCTGTCTTGGCCGTTCCTTTGGTGAGCCAGACTTGGGCCAAGGCTGGATTAACTAGCCTCGGCCGTCCAATGGTGCGCCAGTCTTGGCTCAAGACTAGCTCACCTAGCTTTGGCCATTTGATGGTACGACagacttgggccaagactggctcACCTAGCTCTGGCCATTTGATGGTACGCCAGACTTGGGCCAAGGATGGGTAACCTAGTCTTGACCATTCAATGGAAAATCCCAAGTTAAATAATCATcaagtaatataattttcaacagTAAATATGtttgtttaacgaatatttgttagcaaatgctaaaaaattgaaaatttattatttattcaaaataattgcatatcgtcaaaattgatatagtcttaaaaaattaaagtacaaTAATTTACGGTTGAAtgtttaatattgataattttaaacattaaaatttataatgaaatattgaaaatgtaACGAACGATTTACAAAGTTTAAAGTAATACAAGAACTTGactcttgcattttttttacctaataaacatttgtaagaaatagttaattttcattaaaacacaatattaaatatcagaaattatattaataataaaccgtcacacttTGTCACCTTATAGATTTAGTTTATGAGAATGATGAGATGTATTTCAACATATCGATCGTACggtgtaggggttagttatcggtctggcaagcgcgcggctcgggttcgaatctcggttaggaCGGATGcgaatttcactttatttctataactTGCGAAAGTTAGGTTTAAATTAAGAGTTAAGCAGTCTGAATTTTCGTTAGCTCTAcatcagaaataaaatttaaaaaatttttgaaaattaactatggctCAGCCCTGGCAACCAAGCTTGGCCCAACCATGGCAACCAAGCTTGGCCCAGTTATGGCAACCAACCGTGGCCCCATGTTATCATTCCAGACTTCCACCAAGGCTGGGCCAACCCTGGCTTACAAGCTTGGGCCAAGCCTGGGCCCGTTGTTCTTTCCTATATGGGTAGTACTTATTCCGtatgagtaataaaaaaataatatagttacagTGATCCgatcacttaaaaattttaatgtatttttagaATGATTATATAACTATAATCTTAATAATTTCAGCGCACGAACAATATGGAATTTTCTATTCGTCTGGTGATGTGGGAGGTGGGAGTGCATTTGCCCCCGTAGTCAGACAACCAGCCACAACTGTTTCAGTTTCATCACCACATTGGTCCACACAACACCACCTTGCCACAGCTGCTCAGTAAATTGTTTCGCGTATGTTCATGACCACGCACTCTATGTATATTGTTATCGTCATTTCCATTACAAGAACTGTGAAGAATTAGGCTTACTGAATTTTTACATGAGgaaactcaattcaaaattagACCAAACAACGTTTgcaatcattaattaatgaattgatGATGTACGTATGTGATGATTTTAGTTATAACGGTGGTGATAAACTAATTTTGTAATGATAGAGAAAGATGATTACATGCAATATAGCTGTCGCTTATGCTATTATTGTGAAAGTTACGTGAAAAAACTGACTAAATAAACGGTGAAAATAGTTTTTGATTTATGTACATCTATTTACTTTcttttagtatttattttttcataattgattaaattttaatgtaagatAAGTAGGAATAAAGAacttaaatatcaaaatagaTTACATTAATCTCATTTCTATGTAactaatttcattaaaaacttATGCCTGTAATTATCATGTTAATAATTGACATTGTATTTATGTAATGTTAAAtcttattctattcgattatACATTTGACTGATCTTAATGTACTTActgcaatttttaatatcgaaaataaattttacaagatTTCATTTATCAATTgcattaaaatctaaaatgataaataaaataacaatcaaTATCTAAAGTACATGAGTTAATATCTATTGaagagatttttatttaataaaaacattaaaagcTAAATCTATAAAAAGTACTTTTTTTGCAAATCTTGTCTCagacggaaaaaagtaaactgtaataaataacagtcgatttacaataaataatgatcaactggaataaattaccatttcaaacagtaaaatcgtgattttaacaattactttataatatttatcatttaaatgctacaatttattatttacatgaaagaaaatactgtttcaaacaataatattcgctatgtgaaagtccaaaatgttaaagtataataattaagaattttgactttgatatttatcatttcgtatctaaaaaatgatcgcataatatataaaaaatataaatataaactacagttactaaatttatagacaagcaacgtcaatgtttataaagtaaaatggtaaattttaaacgcaacgctaaaaatcaaactataattattgatttgcttgtactggtaaaatatatattttacgagtagaatttttactgtttaaaatgttaaattttccgAGTGTGAGActttccccttctcctcatagtatagactatatattgaaacggccatttttaatgtttgaaattgtaattttttaagatgagacagtcgttatttactatagtgacagttacgaatcacattttcgatattaaattataaattgtggcttttacactttctacattaagttttgtaatatttacatttgtaGCAACCCTGATGTCCGCtatactgtttgaaactacaacaattaaccggaatccaaATGAATTtaacagtttacttttttccgtgcaactttattaaaattttatcttaataaaattcatttaaaattctgTTTTACATcctataaattttgaatatttactttAAACTATTAGTTTTTTGATTGGATTATGTCAAAATTTGATCCGaccaaattttaatatgattttttattctacattttataaaatttgatcaaattttcttttattgcaaaaaaatttgctcTTATTCTggtttagaaattaaaaaaaaataattttttttttacaattttagttcaaaaCTTTAATGGCAAAGAAACATATTTGTCAGATAAATATAtctttattgataaaaaaaaaaattttttttttttgaggcaaaaaagattataaaaagtCATAAATGTGGAATTGATAatatctaattataaaaattttttaactgaagtaaagaaaaaattatttaaataaatcaccTTAGAagcaaaaatcaaatttaataaaaatgcgTTGACAATGATTACCTTTAATTCactatttatgataaaaaaataagctcgtgagctgaaataatttttttccaagccTACTTTTGTCTTTTTAAGATTCAAAAGtcagaaaatttgaaaaactacaagctgaaataatttaataattttacgaaTGTTTATGGGAGGCCCTCGGATCCTTTACGCCGtataaagtaatataaaaagCTATAGCATTTTAACTTGCCTGCGACTTGCACGTTGACCTTAAACCTAGTCGCCTTACACTACTTCAAAACGAATGTATAccataattcaaataatttttatttcatacttaaagaaaattctaaaaaatttaatataggaattaaaaatcaattttctttgggtctttcttttttaatttataatttttcgattgaAGTTGTCAAGAAAATGTTCTGTCGATAAGAAAaggagacaaaaaaaaaaacatatcgTCTATTCATAATCAATAAAtgaatttctataatttttttgaataaaaattggtGGAAACACGGATAGTTGTAAGTTTtaggtataaataaataaataattaacgataattatctaaatttaacttattgtaaattgtaaattatttgtaaatattgttatagTGTAAAAAAGAGTATCTTTGATAATTGTATGCAAAAAATTGgtataaaaaaagtagaaaactaaaaaactaaaagaggtttatttttaagttgtattttatattttcggttgttatcagaaaaattaacttaaaactgtattagggtgtttcatctaaaatttattttttttttgcagacaAACTGAAATATTGTAataagaattgaaaaaaaaacaaaaaaatgtaaaatttaagcccttatttttaattttaagtactttgttttatattaaaattttttgtttaaaaaaaaattcatgttagtttttttatttaattttaaaagtcatttttgggacattttcgtatattttttaaaatattaagagaatagtttattttaccGGAagtgtaaagaaaaaaagtgttgaaaatttagttttctacaaaaatcaatcttaaaattttgttataaaaaatgcatcgTTTCGGAGATATGAGCAATTTAATATAGTAGTATCAaccaaatttatattttatggagCTTAATGTATTTTCCGTTCACTTGAGTGAATTTTAAAAGactttttattagaaattttttattaaaaattaaattttaagaaatacagaaaaattctaaaaaaatttgtttttcaaaatattgagataaatttttatttcgcataaaaattgaaaataccTTTTTACTTacaaagtatttaaaatttaaatcaagagcTAAAAttgtcagaaaattttttttttccgatttttaaaacaatgttTCAGAAtgtcgtaaaaaaaataagttttaaatGTAACACTCTACATTAGATAAAACTTTGTAAATAAtacttttcaatcaaaattataGCTGATTTATTAGAATATACTACAAAGAAAGTAATAAAggtctaaaaaaataaattaaaaaaaaataaataaaccgcatttaaatttatctcaaCAAGTCCTAAGTAAACGCCATACAACCTCTGTAATACAGAAAGTATacgacaaataaattattatacaaaaaaatatgataataaaataataaccgTATCTAATATAtcactattaataataatactaataatgattataataataattgaatgtTTAGGAAAATCACATTGCAAATAATGATTGTAATATTTTACATTGAATTATGCGGATttgttgtgaaaaaaaaattcattgcaTTACAAATACATTCGATATCATCTTAACTGGTGATTTTATTCTCATCAAtctgtataattttttatctcaataaatttgtatataataatcataattaaataaaattgattcagtaaatcaatttttacaaaatatctGCACAATAAGTGAAATGTAAATCtagtaaatataataattataataagtgAATTGTATTGGAATCgatcaaaaataaaactgtCATTTGTTGATTTCAtggagatttaaaaattttttattttagcctTTCCTATTGTCCAATAACTTGTTAAGATATAATATGTAATAAGCTAGCAGTTACTctcccgctccgctgggcgctatATAGAATTGCATTCTTAGATCTATTAGATTTGAAATTAATGTAgaatattgttttgacttgcacagattctcaattctatcgaattggcatgcaccttttatccacataattattctagctaatattaattgtaactttcaatgtgcaatcattataacattcccgtgtctttcttacaaaaatgaataacaattgatttgaaaaaaaaaaaaatttgtaatgagcattgaaagtttcagtttaagaaattgcaggtctcataagtgaagaaatcagcctaatatatacacataaccaatagaattaaaaaatttattttaaacaaatgccaattgaatataataaatttatagttacaataaaaattaattatttctgagTCAAAGAAATATAGGTTTCGGATAAGTAATCGAcaacatatcatatactaaaatactttctccgaaacacgctgaATCTTATGCTATAAGTATTATCccaatcggttcagtagttttcgcagtataaccgaaCAAAAAAAACCAGCattccatttattagtatagataataaataacaattgtttaattataaaataaagaatttaaattttaaattatatttaaaaaatttattttgggaTCTGTCGTTGTATACAAATAAtcagttataatttattaagtaaataattctTAGTTGATTGCAACAGTCGTAAGTTCTTAagtttttactataaaatttttaactactcGAGAATTTTTAGATCTATGAGTATAGTcttaattcataaatatatttcgCTGCAGCTCAATTATCGATGGATAATGGAGTTTTTAAAACGTATGGTAAGAATGAGCTCTACTAAAGAGACAAAATTATTCTACTTCGATAAATTACCTTCTGATGACTGTTTAGGGTTCTAGATAGCCATTTTTGATGGTAACTTGTATAAAATCTACTCAAATCTGATTATCGATAGttaaaaacttattataaGAGCTATTACTACCCTGATAGCATAGTTGGTCGCAAC encodes:
- the LOC123271031 gene encoding transcription factor collier isoform X3, coding for MILGKLAHVLEAVVSLFVRSKSNYLKLFAIMYEGQDKNPEMCRVLLTHEVMCSRCCDKKSCGNRNETPSDPVIIDRFFLKFFLKCNQNCLKNAGNPRDMRRFQVIISTQVGVDGPLLAVSDNMFVHNNSKHGRRAKRLDPSDHGEYNSYIPGLYPALPLQTPCIKAISPSEGWTSGGSTVIIIGEHFFDGLQVVFGSMLVWSELITDHAIKVQTPPRQTPGVVEVTLSYKSKQFCKGSPGRFNYVSLNEPTIAYGFDRLQKLIPRHPGDPEKLPKEIILKRAADLAEALYNMPRTTTTGNSGISGGAPRSPGSNHVPVPPTSSSANTSFNSYTGQLAVTVQQQENGSSSTAKWTDDGNTGSTGASGVERGGSSSSSSSSSSSGSVGGSIDTYRQSSRASPRGMISNSGGGGEAPGGSSFCGSTPSTPHSHTTSGSYSAVVNPYTISPTFYTSPHEQYGIFYSSGDVGGGSAFAPVVRQPATTVSVSSPHWSTQHHLATAAQ
- the LOC123271031 gene encoding transcription factor collier isoform X4, which gives rise to MYEGQDKNPEMCRVLLTHEVMCSRCCDKKSCGNRNETPSDPVIIDRFFLKFFLKCNQNCLKNAGNPRDMRRFQVIISTQVGVDGPLLAVSDNMFVHNNSKHGRRAKRLDPSDHGEYNSYIPGLYPALPLQTPCIKAISPSEGWTSGGSTVIIIGEHFFDGLQVVFGSMLVWSELITDHAIKVQTPPRQTPGVVEVTLSYKSKQFCKGSPGRFNYVSLNEPTIAYGFDRLQKLIPRHPGDPEKLPKEIILKRAADLAEALYNMPRTTTTGNSGISGGAPRSPGSNHVPVPPTSSSANTSFNSYTGQLAVTVQQQENGSSSTAKWTDDGNTGSTGASGVERGGSSSSSSSSSSSGSVGGSIDTYRQSSRASPRGMISNSGGGGEAPGGSSFCGSTPSTPHSHTTSGSYSAVVNPYTISPTFYTSPHEQYGIFYSSGDVGGGSAFAPVVRQPATTVSVSSPHWSTQHHLATAAQ